In Bacillus cereus ATCC 14579, a single window of DNA contains:
- a CDS encoding PTS lactose/cellobiose transporter subunit IIA gives MDTIETKAFHLILHGGNARSCSMEAIDCAKRGEFTEAEAKLQEALEELKEAHRVQTELIQKEAGGEKTEVTLLMVHAQDHLMNAITVKELASEFVELYRKMSVDE, from the coding sequence ATGGATACGATAGAGACGAAAGCTTTTCATTTAATCTTGCATGGGGGAAACGCGAGAAGTTGTTCAATGGAAGCAATTGATTGTGCGAAGCGTGGGGAGTTTACAGAAGCTGAAGCTAAATTACAAGAAGCACTAGAGGAATTAAAAGAGGCGCACCGTGTACAAACGGAGCTTATCCAGAAAGAAGCTGGTGGTGAAAAGACCGAAGTTACTCTTTTAATGGTACACGCACAAGACCATTTAATGAATGCAATTACGGTGAAAGAATTAGCGAGTGAGTTTGTAGAGTTATATAGGAAGATGTCGGTGGATGAATGA
- a CDS encoding PTS sugar transporter subunit IIB, protein MNILLCCAAGMSSSLIVTKMEKAAEARGIEVKIWAVSGSEVNSHIDKADVLLLGPQVRYLLPKMKELCKDKGIPVDVIQSVHYGLCNGEAILQAALSMKP, encoded by the coding sequence ATGAATATTTTACTTTGCTGTGCAGCGGGAATGTCTTCCAGTTTGATTGTTACAAAGATGGAGAAAGCAGCAGAGGCAAGAGGGATAGAAGTGAAAATCTGGGCAGTATCAGGTTCTGAAGTGAATAGTCATATTGATAAAGCTGATGTCCTTTTACTTGGACCGCAAGTACGTTATTTATTACCGAAAATGAAAGAATTATGTAAGGATAAAGGGATACCTGTTGATGTCATTCAATCCGTTCATTACGGACTTTGTAATGGAGAAGCTATCTTGCAAGCAGCTTTGTCAATGAAACCATGA
- a CDS encoding polyamine aminopropyltransferase, translated as MPKHRKQSKIKIYRITSYKKDKRSELDSDKFELEQQDKHDIQDKQDKQDEQNKQDKQVQSENVTIVPTDSHSLDVWDEISLKEIQAGEHTSLFEEKSNYQNINLVQVNDVRLYLDKQLQFSSVDEQIYHEALVHPIMAKVIDPKRVLILGGGDGLALREVLKYETVLHVDLVDLDEAMINMARNVPEIVSLNKNAFFDNRVNVHVCDAKEFLNSPSSLYDVIIIDFPDPATELLSTLYTSELFARIATFLTEDGAFVCQSNSPADAPLVYWSIGNTIEHAGLTVKSYHTIVPSFGTDWGFHLATNSAHVLDQIEQLYVVPTPRTLPALLFPLFQFKEEHLEQRNLALLNSESNLILHQCYKQEMKF; from the coding sequence ATGCCAAAACATAGAAAACAAAGCAAAATAAAGATTTATAGAATAACAAGCTATAAAAAAGACAAGCGTTCTGAATTAGACTCTGACAAATTTGAACTAGAACAGCAGGACAAGCATGATATACAAGACAAACAGGACAAACAGGATGAGCAGAATAAGCAAGATAAGCAAGTACAATCGGAAAATGTAACTATAGTACCTACAGATTCACACAGCTTAGATGTGTGGGATGAAATTTCTCTAAAGGAAATACAAGCTGGTGAACATACGAGCCTATTTGAAGAAAAGAGTAATTATCAAAATATTAATTTAGTCCAAGTAAACGATGTTCGCTTATACTTGGACAAGCAACTACAATTCAGTTCCGTTGATGAGCAAATTTATCATGAAGCACTTGTACATCCGATTATGGCAAAAGTAATTGATCCAAAACGTGTTCTCATATTAGGTGGTGGCGATGGCCTTGCCTTACGAGAAGTTTTGAAATATGAAACTGTGCTACATGTAGACCTTGTTGATTTAGACGAGGCAATGATTAATATGGCACGTAATGTTCCAGAAATAGTATCTTTAAACAAAAATGCTTTTTTTGATAATCGTGTGAACGTGCACGTATGCGATGCAAAAGAATTTCTAAATTCACCTTCATCTTTATACGATGTAATCATTATTGATTTTCCAGACCCAGCGACAGAATTATTAAGTACTTTATATACAAGCGAACTATTTGCTCGTATAGCTACATTCTTAACAGAAGATGGGGCTTTCGTCTGTCAATCTAATTCACCTGCTGATGCACCTCTAGTATATTGGAGTATTGGTAATACAATTGAACACGCTGGATTAACTGTGAAGAGTTATCATACAATCGTTCCTTCTTTCGGAACTGACTGGGGATTTCATCTTGCTACTAATTCTGCACATGTACTCGATCAAATTGAACAATTATATGTAGTACCAACTCCTCGAACATTGCCTGCTCTTCTTTTTCCTTTATTTCAATTTAAAGAAGAACATCTAGAACAACGTAACCTCGCTCTTTTAAATTCAGAATCAAATCTTATCTTACATCAATGCTACAAACAGGAAATGAAGTTTTGA
- a CDS encoding PTS lactose/cellobiose transporter subunit IIA: MMTTAEQIPFQLILNSGNARSFAMEALQFAKQGKMVEADEAMVKAKEAINEAHHFQTELIQSEARGEKTEVSVLLIHAQDHLMNAITVKELAAEFIDLYKKLEAKGE; encoded by the coding sequence ATGATGACTACAGCAGAACAAATTCCATTCCAATTGATTTTAAATAGTGGTAACGCACGAAGCTTTGCGATGGAGGCACTTCAATTTGCCAAACAGGGGAAAATGGTAGAAGCAGATGAAGCGATGGTAAAGGCAAAAGAAGCGATTAATGAAGCGCATCATTTCCAAACAGAGCTCATACAATCAGAAGCAAGAGGAGAAAAAACAGAGGTTAGTGTTCTTTTAATTCACGCACAAGATCATTTAATGAATGCGATTACAGTGAAAGAATTAGCAGCAGAGTTTATCGATCTTTATAAAAAGCTTGAAGCGAAAGGGGAATAA
- the speD gene encoding adenosylmethionine decarboxylase, with amino-acid sequence MEYSTFGKHIIVDLWGVDFSLLDDMHFLEYHLVTAADYSGAHVLNVSKKEFQPYGVTVLVLLSESHLSIHTYPEQNFAAIDCYTCGTTVEPQIAIDYIVNILKPERMHIKRLIRGIGEIVTAD; translated from the coding sequence ATGGAATATTCTACTTTTGGCAAGCATATAATAGTAGATTTGTGGGGAGTGGACTTTTCCCTATTAGATGATATGCACTTTTTAGAATATCATCTAGTTACAGCTGCAGATTACTCTGGTGCCCATGTTTTAAACGTAAGTAAAAAAGAGTTCCAGCCATATGGTGTTACTGTATTAGTGTTATTATCAGAAAGCCATCTTTCCATTCACACTTACCCGGAACAAAATTTTGCGGCTATTGACTGTTATACTTGCGGTACAACCGTTGAACCACAAATAGCGATTGATTATATCGTAAATATATTAAAACCGGAACGGATGCATATAAAAAGATTAATTCGTGGTATAGGAGAAATTGTTACTGCCGATTAA
- the celB gene encoding PTS cellobiose transporter subunit IIC: protein MQKFIAFMEKYIVPVAGKIGSQRHLAAIRDGFIAVMPLILVGALASLINGFPSEAFQDFMKGLFGETWKQVGGGMWTGSFAILALIIAFTTSYNLAKSYGVDGLSAGIISFGALIILTPTTPKEGGLNLAWTGAQGLFVAIIVALLVTEVFRFFVQRNITFKMPDGVPPAVLRSFAAIVPAFVILTVVAGIQLAVKLAGTSVHEFIFNTIQSPLQSLAGTLPSAIVIVLLVHLLWFFGLHGPNIVGGIIEPLYLPALEKNMKLFQGGTSAFDVPNIVTKPFFDTFVYLGGSGATLAFLVVVLLVAKSAQLRGVSRLSIGPGAFNINEPVIFGTPIILNPVLFLPFIITPIVLVITSYTAISIGWGPKTVAMIPWATPPIISGYLVTGGHLSGAILQLFNFVIAMVIYYPFVVLCDRSVVRTEKAAAQGNNNSVPM, encoded by the coding sequence ATGCAAAAGTTTATTGCATTCATGGAGAAATATATTGTTCCTGTCGCTGGTAAAATCGGGTCGCAACGTCATTTAGCTGCGATCCGTGACGGATTTATCGCAGTTATGCCACTTATTTTAGTTGGTGCACTGGCATCACTAATTAATGGTTTTCCATCTGAGGCTTTCCAAGATTTCATGAAAGGTTTGTTTGGTGAAACGTGGAAACAAGTTGGCGGTGGAATGTGGACTGGTTCTTTCGCGATTCTAGCACTAATCATAGCATTTACAACAAGTTATAACTTAGCAAAATCTTACGGCGTTGATGGTTTGTCAGCAGGTATTATTTCATTTGGTGCGTTAATTATTCTTACGCCAACAACACCGAAAGAAGGCGGATTGAACTTAGCTTGGACAGGTGCACAAGGGTTATTCGTAGCAATTATTGTGGCACTCCTTGTTACTGAAGTATTCCGTTTCTTCGTACAAAGAAACATTACTTTTAAAATGCCTGATGGAGTACCACCAGCAGTTTTAAGATCTTTCGCAGCTATAGTTCCAGCATTTGTTATCTTAACAGTAGTTGCAGGTATTCAATTAGCAGTGAAATTAGCTGGTACAAGTGTTCATGAATTTATCTTTAATACGATTCAATCACCACTGCAAAGTTTAGCAGGGACATTACCAAGTGCAATTGTCATTGTACTCCTTGTTCATCTTCTTTGGTTCTTCGGTTTACATGGTCCAAATATCGTTGGTGGTATTATTGAGCCGTTATACTTACCAGCATTAGAGAAAAATATGAAGTTATTCCAAGGTGGCACATCTGCATTTGATGTTCCAAACATTGTTACAAAACCATTCTTTGATACTTTCGTATATCTTGGTGGTTCTGGTGCAACATTAGCGTTCTTAGTAGTTGTATTACTTGTAGCAAAAAGTGCACAATTACGCGGTGTATCCCGCTTATCAATTGGTCCAGGTGCATTCAACATTAACGAACCAGTAATCTTTGGTACACCAATTATTTTAAATCCAGTTTTATTCTTGCCGTTTATCATAACACCAATTGTATTGGTAATTACTTCTTATACAGCTATATCTATTGGTTGGGGACCAAAAACAGTTGCAATGATTCCATGGGCAACACCACCAATTATTAGTGGTTATCTTGTAACAGGTGGGCATCTTTCAGGTGCAATTCTACAGTTATTCAACTTTGTAATTGCGATGGTAATCTACTATCCATTCGTTGTATTGTGCGATCGTTCTGTTGTTCGTACTGAAAAAGCAGCAGCACAAGGAAATAACAACTCTGTACCTATGTAA